The Eleginops maclovinus isolate JMC-PN-2008 ecotype Puerto Natales chromosome 6, JC_Emac_rtc_rv5, whole genome shotgun sequence DNA segment TTTTAGACATCACAATATAGAAAATTGATCAAATCTAAAActgttcagtttttgttttaagtttattttcttccaaATTTGTAACTGTATTCTAAAGTCTTATGCTTTCTATGTTTTGTACAATGTTGTGTATTGACCCTTACAGGCCACTGTAGATTTTACATTAATGTGCAAACAAGCGACTAATAATTTTACTATTGTAATGGTTCTAAGGAATATTGATAAAACCCTTGAGGAAGGGTTGACAGGTGATTCATTATGTTAGCATCAGGAAGGTGCAGTGGAATCTAAGCAAAACACCTGAGGCAGTTTTTTGGGACAGCCGAAAAGCTGTCACAGCTTTTCCGGCCGTTAAATCGACAGTATCTTCTCAGGCCTTCTTTGATTTGCCATCCTGGTTTCCCACGTAGCCACAAATGACCTTGGCTAGAATAGCGGTCCCTGTGATGCCAGTAATGGCCGCCAGTGTCTTCCACATGCTGGCGGTTCCTTCGTGCCTGTCCATGAAGCTCTTGTGGTCAGTGGGCACCAAGATGAACTTGCGGCCATCCTGCGGGGCCCGCAGGCTCATCACCTGACCCCCCTCCAGCACCACCTCCCCATAACCAGTCAGGATGCTCCCCACCCGCAGCAGCTCCTCGCTCTCCTCGATCGCCACTGGCTCCTCCCCGTTGATGCCATTTATCACCATGTCTGCCAAGCCCTTTTCGGCTCGTCTAACTTTGAAGTAAACCCTGTCCAGGTAGCACCCGGAGGCCTCCAGAGGGTTTTGAACCTTCACATACAGGTCATTGATGTAGGCTCCAGGGCTGACCAGACCGAACGGCACAGAGTTGTTGCTTTCTTTTCTGTTCATTGTCCGGGTACTCCTGGAAAAGTAATCAAACCGTCATCAATAGTCAAATAATAGATAGAGGGAAACTTTGGGTTTGTCTTGTTGTCTATTGTACCATGTCTTGGTGAGGGAGTTCCAGAATTTCCAGTGCTCCTCCACAGTGATCTTCTGAATCACACCATAACAACGAGGGACAAACTGACTGGCCAGAGGCTCCCCATCTGCCTGCACCAGACCTCAATACACATATAAAGCAAACTGTTAAACATCTGTGACTTAACCAcaggggggagaagtactcataAACtattagttactttacactgCACTTAACCCATTAAAAGCTGCATTTAGTAAAGTGTTAATTGTGATTACCTTCTACAGCAACATACTGAAGTCGCCTGTGAGGGGACGCTTTCAGTACTTTGACCAAATGTTGATCTGGCTTGAAAATGGGTATTTCCTAGAATGACAAGCAAcacaaaatagttttaaaataagcattttttaaatctgtacaCTACTAGAGAGCTGATTGAACACTTAAACATGACTTCAGCAATGATGCATTTGCCTTTAGCtttttcagctcctctttcttttctttgtgcaGATGATAGAAAAGGCCGGAGAAGGCGAAACTGGAGCCAACACCAAGCAGAACCAGCGGATTAACAGGAAAGTCACCCATATCTGTAAGGGTATAAATACACAACATGGTTGGCACAGTTCAGTAAACTATTGTACACAAGATATTTAGTAGAGTAACAGTACGTGTTGTCCTTTTGAAGGGGAAAAGTAAAGTAAGATAAGTCAAACGAAGCGTACCTGTGAGTAAACAGCTCTGCTGAGGTATCTTCAATAACGTTTGTTTCACTTCCTCGAGTGCCCACGTTGCGTCATGTTTCAGCAGCCAATAGGGAGTAAGCAGCATTTCTCCATTAGGGTTTTGGCCACCAGGTAGCAGCAGTGTCCCGTGGaaccctttttatttctaacCAACTAACATTTTGCACCGCTCTGTTGACAGTGCTTTGAAAACAAGGcttattttctcaaaacacaattcacaaaaccacacacccATAGTGAAAAACACCTCATATATCTGGCAAAATTAAGCACTGCCGTCAAAACTACATAAACACTTTCACACATATTATGTCGTTCTGTATGTAGAGAATtctcttattatttattttctgcaaaagcACAACGCATAGCTAcagttcaaggtttcaaggtttcaaggtttcaaggctttattggtcatatgcacagcatatacaacgtatatgctgtgcagcatatacaacgtatatgctGCAAATAGTAAAGTGACCGTCAGTCCTAGAGCCCGCGTGTATGCAacgtatatgctgtgcatatgaaaatcttatgtcgcgtgctcctccaacaactcaacatacatggtgcaaataagataaataaaatagtgcaaaaagagagaagaatatttacaataacaacaataaagatttgaggatgtgaaatatatacatatgtggaatacattgaaagtattaaaacactttacactgttgaatgaggaggtatgggcagatgcatatattatgtatagcagatgtatatggcagatatgtataatatatagatatgtgtactataaacagatatgtatggcagatgtgtataatatatatatatatatatatatgtatgtgtgtactataaaaagatgtgagtagacattcacacagctcaggagttcagtagtcttatagcctgtggtataaaactgtctctgagtctggtagtcttggtccggatgctgcggtaccgtctgccagacggcagcagacagaacagattgtagctggggtgattggggtcctttaatatcctaccggccttcttcctacaccgctgggtgtagaggtcctccatggatggcagctccgtcctggtgatgtgctgagcagttttcaccaccctctgtagagtcttacggttgagggcggtgcaactgccataccaggcggtgatgcagccagtcaggatactctcgatggtgcacctgtagaagttgcagagtatcctggagtccatgttgaacttccgcagcctgcggaggaagaagagccgctgtcgagccgtcttggatatgaccctggtgtgatgtgtccatgtcaggtcctcactgatgtttaccccgaggaacctgaagctgctgactctagccacaggagtcccgtcgatggtgatgggtgtgtgtgcctctctctgcctcttcctgtagtccacaatcagctcctttgttttgctgacgttgagatggaggttgttgtcctggcaccaagatgtcagggctctgacctcctctctgtacgccgtctcgtcgccgtctgtgatcaggccgatgacggtcgtgtcgtcagcaaacttgatgatggtgttggagctgtgtgtggccacgcagtcgtgcgtgaacagggagtagaggagagggctgagcacacaaccctgaggggctccggtgttgagggtcaaggtggaggatgtgatgtaaAGTTGTGTAAACAAAAGTGATACctacagtaaaaatacagtcaaatacagtaaatggaaaggaaaactttaagggaaaaataaatacgAAAATCTGagtcagtttaaataattatgctttatttgtaattttagtgtgttaattaaaaaaaatgcaatattgtGCACAATCTTGTGttcaaacattttttccattgagTTTCAACAGGAAACCCTTTTGTCAATTGTTCACACTCAAGCCAACGCTGGAAGATATTTTGAATACCATACATTAAGAGTCCAAATTTcacttaaacaaaagaaaaaggtattgacaaaacacattttacagaatGGTTACTCTCACTATTATATTATCTTTTCTGCATTCACATATCGGTGTTACATTAATATTGTGTTCGGTTGAATTGACGCATAATTGTATTACTTCATATATTCTGTGTAGGTGATTCTATAACCATGCATCATTTATTACATACTGATCATTcacattttgtatgtaaaatgcTCTTTTGAAAGTGAAGTATAATCAACATAGCTACAATACCTTAAAATATtagataaaacataaataaagcaaaaaccAATCCCTTTAAATGTTTATCCTTGTGGAACAATGCATATTCACACTGTCATGACTCTAAAATGATTCAAATTAAACAAGAACACTTTGCTTACTTTGTATTAAAGCAGTGATACTCactatttttttctcaagaGCCACataggaagaaaaaagacaggaggagagccGCACATGTACATTAACATACCACGCCTTTGCAAATGTGCACAAACGtccacaaaaaagacaaaagcaataTCATTTCAATTAAGATATTTATTACCTTAGTACTGGGATGAGCGGAACATTGCTTGCATGGCCTTGACCTTCTTGatgttgtatttgtaatttgttgttGCAATCACAGTGAGACATTCAAGATGAGCATTTGTCAGTCggtttctctgtttcctcttgatAATGTTCATAGTTGAAAATGTTGACTCGCAGGTGTATGtgctcacaaaaaaagacatcactTTCTGCACAAGGGGTTTCAAAGTGGGAAAACTTTCTTCAGAAACCAAACTCCAGAAGTGACCAACACCTTCTTTGAGTTCAGCTTGGAGAATGGCATTTGTTTGCAGCTCAACTATTTCACACTCCAGAGCAGCACGATCACCAGGGCAGAGCTGAGTGATGGATGGAGTGAGAGAGGTTACATCCATGTTGAAGGGGTTCTcaataaaattgaaaatgttctgtTGCTCAATCACGTCACTGAACCTGGACTCAAACTCAAGCTTCAGTTCCTCCCAAACTTTAACAAATCCAGTATAGCTGAAATGCTGCAGCAGTGATGGGTCTCGTGTGGTTGTTTCTCTCAGTTTGGGGAAGTGAATGAGTACTCTGTCAGGTATCCACAGAGCagttattttgcttttgaatgCTATGACTGCTCTCAGCATGTCACTTGGGAGCTTGTCTCTTCCTTGGAGTTGCAGGTTGAGAGAATTCAGGTGACATGTAATGTCAGTAAGGAGGGCCAGCTGCACAATCCACTGTGGATCTTTCAACTCTAGCTGTTGCTTCCCCTTGCTGTCCAAGAAGGTGCTGATCTCAGGAAGGAGGCTCAGGAACCGCTCCAGCACTCTCCCACGAGACAGCCATCTCACTGCATTGTGCAACACTAAGTCGCTGTATTCTGTTTCATAGTCTTCGATTAATTGTCGGAACTGTCTGTGGTTTAGTGGTCTTGACACTATATAGTTGACCACATGCACAACAACTTGCATGACGTTTGAAATGCATGGTTTCTCAGTTTTGACACCAAGGCCTCCTGGTGGATGATACAGTGGAAGCTGGTGAAATTTGGcatttcatccctttttttcatGAGGCCAACAAGACCCTTCTCTTTGCCTCGCATGCTTGGGGCACCATCAGTACAGACACTTGCGAGTTTGGACCAGCTGAGattattttcctcaaaaaatGCCAAAAGTGCATTCAGGACATCCTCGCCTCTTGTTTGGCCCTGGAGTGGTAGTAAACACAGCATTTCTTCTCGAAAAGCGTTTTCTTTTGGGAACCTCACCCAAACGCACAGCTGAGCTATATCTGTGACGTTAGTGCTTTCGTCCACTGCGATGCTGAAAGAAGGTGCGGCGCGCAGATCAGCAAGCAGCTGGTCACGGATGTCCTTTCCTATATTTTCCATCCGCCTTATTATCGTGGAATCAGAGAGCTGTAGTGCTTTTAATCTTTTGATTATCTCTTGCTTGTTGGCGAAGTCTCTGAACACTATTTCAGCGGAAGCCAAGAAACAGTTTTTAACCGTTTCGGAGTCCGAGAAAGGTTTTTTGTCCCGGGCCAAAATCCACGCTATCTCAAAAGATGCCTCTGTTAGAAGCTCGGCAGCGGAGCTTGTCTTGTGGATAAGTCGTTGCTGCTCCCCAACTGAAGTAATGAGCTGTGTAATTTTATTCTTTCTTACTTCACTGCCAGGTGGATACTTTTCATTAAACTGTGGATGCGCTGTTCTGAAATGCCTCTCCAAGTTACTCCTTTTAAAGCAGGCACGAGTTTCATTGCACAATAAGCACAGCGGGGTGTTATTatggagaagaaacaaaaactcatCCGTCCATTTATCTTGAAATTTCCTGTGCTCATCTTTTATGCTTCGtaccttcctttttttacacTGACTTTCCGTCTGGCTGCTTGTCCCCTCGTCGGGGTCTGCATGCTGATCCTCacactctctcccctctctgtttcttgcatctgtctgtgtctctcgaTCTCCTGCATCTATTCTTGCAACTCTTCCATCTCCTGCATCAGCTAATTTCGGTCCCTTCCTAATtaaaaaacgatccattttGTGATCACTGATTTTTGCATATCACATCCGACGTAGCATTGGCACGTGCGAAGTTCAAACGTTTAAGTATctataaacaaatgtttggtgGGATGCGTTGCCAGGTACGGCGGCCCCTTTAGAACAAAAGTTAGTtcggcttttttttgttgcataggCTACTTATCGGAATGCAGATGATTATGTTGTAGCGTTCACTATATGGTTCGGGAGCACATTtgaaaggttgtgtttttttttaaaattattattaatattttttaggcTTGCGCGAGCCGCCAAGTAAAGCTTCTCGAGCCGCATGTGGCTCGCGAGCCGCGCAATGAGTAACAGTGTATTAAAGGGTCAAATGCACAGCAGTGAAAAGCAACACATCCATTAACTGAGATATTACATTAGAGGTACTCGAGTACTGCACATTACACTTCTAgttcactacatttcagagaacaatattgtacttttgactccactgcatttatcgGACAGTCACCAGTTAATAGGAACAAAAGCATTTGAGAAGATAAGAACACTCAGATTTCCTTAGACGGGTGATCATTTTTATTCGGGGGTGAAATGTAACACCAGcgtacatttactgaagtagcGTACTGAAGTATTATTTTGAACAAATTggactttacttaagtattttcatTGTATGCTACTCCAATACATTTAAGAGGCCattgtgagcgttcgggctcatACCTACGTTCCCAATGATAGAAGGACCACTCGGtactttgaaacacaatgaaatctttattaGGCTACAGATCAGTACTTTCACAGTGGTACTGGCCGTTAGTGGCTCTCGTCCTGCGGGCGAGGGGAAACAATCCTCATTCAGGCCCCCGTCTACTGCAACAGAGCtgaaccaggttacgaccatgactttaatcagtgcctgattacctgatcccgatcagctgtctggcctccggctgagccactcctaccactccagcagccggcgccctaaccacaccccgctgccacagccatattgtactttttactcaactatttatttatcacattgtgtgtttttatatgctTATATCATTTGATGCTGTAGTTATCAATCAAGTATTTTACAACGCCTCTAAAATACCTCCCCATTGTCAATAACTAAAagattaaaatgtcaaatgataAAAACAGGATAATATAATATTCCTTATAAATACTTTGAAAGAgcttttcaaataataataataataataataataataataataataataataataataataataataatacattgtatttgaacgcgcctttctcggcactcaaggaTACCGTACATGAtatacacacaaagacaataaaaggaatcaacaatgcaagtaaaaaaataaaaacaatagacggTGACAGAGGAATTGATATCAAgtggaataagcagttttgaacagatgtgttttgagctgggttttgaaatgggggaatgaatccatgtttctgagttggggtggtaatgatttccagagacggggagcagtggctgaatgctctgctccccatggtgatgagacgggcggaggggacggacaggtgtatggaggaagaagatctgagggagcgggagggagtgggaacatggaggaggtcggacagatatgggggggcgaggttgtggatggctttgaatgttaacaggaggactttgaattgaCTACGGAactggagctgttggaggacaggagtgatgtgtTGGATGGAGGGGGTCCGAGTTATGATGCGGGCAGCTGAATTCGGACTAATTGAAGTTTATGGAGAGTTTTTTGAGGGAGGccgaagaggagagagttgcagtaatccagACGGGTGACGAGCCTGTTGACAAGGATGGCGGCAGTGTGTGGGGTAAGGGAGGGGCGGAGGTGAATGATGTTTCGTAGTGGAAGTAGGCAGACCgggtgatgttattgatgtgggatTGAAAGGACAGTGTGCTGTCAAGGATGACACCCAGACTCTTAACCTGGGGGGAGGGTGACACAGAGGAGTTGTCGATAGTGAGGGAAAAGCTGTCTGTTTTGGATAGAGTGGATTTGGTGCCGATGAGGAGAACCTCGGTTTTGTTACTGTTTAGCTTAAGGACGTTTTGAGTGaaccaggtttttatttcagagatgcAATCGGCGACGGAGGTGGGCGGAAG contains these protein-coding regions:
- the LOC134865433 gene encoding mitochondrial ubiquitin ligase activator of nfkb 1-A, whose product is MLLTPYWLLKHDATWALEEVKQTLLKIPQQSCLLTDMGDFPVNPLVLLGVGSSFAFSGLFYHLHKEKKEELKKLKEIPIFKPDQHLVKVLKASPHRRLQYVAVEGLVQADGEPLASQFVPRCYGVIQKITVEEHWKFWNSLTKTWSTRTMNRKESNNSVPFGLVSPGAYINDLYVKVQNPLEASGCYLDRVYFKVRRAEKGLADMVINGINGEEPVAIEESEELLRVGSILTGYGEVVLEGGQVMSLRAPQDGRKFILVPTDHKSFMDRHEGTASMWKTLAAITGITGTAILAKVICGYVGNQDGKSKKA